Genomic DNA from Ilyobacter polytropus DSM 2926:
CAAAATAAAAATATATTCTATGTAACTGAAAGAGCTGTTTTTAAACTGAAAAAAGAGGGACTAGAACTTATTGAAATAGCTCCTGGAGTTGATCTGGAAAAGGATATTCTTGAGAACATGGACTTTAAGCCAATGATATCTGATGATCTTAAACTAATGGATGAGAGAATTTTTAAAGATGAATTGATGGGTTTAAATTTCTAAGTAATTATAATTAACTAAATGTTTGGAGGGAGAAATAATGGGAATTGGAATTTTAGGAATAGTACTGTCACTGATACTTTTAATGTTTTTTGCTTATAGGGGAGTTTCGGTAATTATACTTGCACCATTACTAGCATGTTTGGCTGCCGTTCTTTCTGGTGATTTTCCGGCGATAGTTGCATATACGGAAGTCTTTATGAAGGGAGTCGGAGGCTTTGTAATCAAATATTTCCCTATTTTCTTGACGGGAGCAATATTTGGTAAACTTATGGGTGTATCGGGAGCATCAAAAACAATATCTCATTTCTTTGTTGATAAACTAGGAAAAGAGAGAGCAATCCTAGCAGTTGTAATGGCAACAGCACTTTTAGTTTATGGGGGAGTATCGTTATTCGTAGTTGTTTTTGCTATATACCCAATTGGAGCTTCTTTATACAGAGAGGCTGGGATTCCAAAGAGACTACTTCCAGCAACAATAGCATTTGGAGCGTTTACTTTTGCAATGACAGCTCTACCAGGTACTCCGCAGTATATAAATACTATGCCTATACAGTATTTTAATACAAATATTTATGCGGCACCAGTCTTGGGTATTGTAGGGTCTTTGGTAATGGGGACTTTAGGTATCGCTTGGCTTAATGGAAGAGCCAAAAAATTAATGGCTTCAGGTGAAGGTTACGGAGATCACGTGGAAAACTTTGTCAGCGATGACGACAACCTTCCAGGATTCGGACTTTCTATAATGCCTATATTTACAATCTTTGCCTTAAATTATTATTTTACAAATTTTTACTTTAAAAGTTACGGAGAACGTTATAGTGGAGCAATGGAAAAATTGGGATCCTCTGGAATCAACGGTATTTGGCCGGTAATCATATCTCTAGGCGCAGCAATTATAGTTTGTATGATACTTTTTAGACCTTACATTAAGGATATGAAAAAAGAGATGGCCGATGGAGCACTAGGATCTCTTTTACCGATAATGAATACAGGTTCTGAAGTAGGTTACGGAGCAGTTATAAAGTCTCTTGCGGCTTTCTTAATAATAAAGGACGGAATACTTTCGATTCCAGGTACACCTCTTATAAAGGTAGCAGCTTCCACAACAGCTCTTGCAGGTATGGTTGGATCATCTTCTGGTGGTACGGCGATAGCCCTGGGAGCACTTGGAGATACATTTATGAAGTTGGCAGCAGCAACAGGTGTAAATCCTGAGGCAATGCATAGGATAGCAATAATGGCTGCAGGAGGACTAGATACTTTCCCTCATTGCGGAGCAGTTATAACTCTACTAGCAGTATGCGGACTAACTCACAAAGAATCATATAAGGATATTGCTGTATGTACTATGGTAATACCGTTAATTGCTACAACAGTCTGCATAGTACTTGCAGCAATGGGAATGAACTAGTTTAATATTTTAATATAAGGAGTGAATTATGAGATTAGAAGAAAAAGTATGTATAGTAACTGGAGGAGCCAAGGGAATAGGAGCAGAAATGGCTCAGTTGTTTGCAAAGGAAGGGGCAAAGGTAATAGCTGCTGACATGTCTGATCTTGATTATTCTGTAGAGAATATAGAGGGATATAAATTGAACGTAGCTGATACTAATCAGTGTGAGGAATTGTTTAAATATGCATCTGAAAAATATGGGAGAATAGATGTACTTGTTAATAACGCAGGTATTACAAGAGATGGATTAACTCATAAAATAACAGACGACATGTGGAATATGGTAATCGATGTAAATCTCAAAGGAGTTTTTAATCTCACCAAGCATGTTGGTCCTTATATGATGAAACAAGGAAATGGATCAATAATAAATATTTCTTCTGTAGTCGGAGAATATGGGAATATAGGTCAGGCTAACTATGCAGCTACAAAAGCTGGAGTTATAGGACTTGCTAAAACATGGGCAAAGGAATTTGCCAGAAAGGGTGCCGCAGTAAGAGCTAATGCAATAGCACCGGGATATATTATGACAGACATATTAAAAACTGTACCTCAACCTCTTTTAGATGATTTTGCTAAACTTACTATGCTTGGAAGATTAGGTCAACCAGAAGAAATTGCAAAAGCAGCACTTTTTCTAGCCAGTGATGACTCGAGTTATGTGACAGGACATGTGCTTAGCGTAAACGGAGGAATGAGACTGTAAAATAATCTTAAAGGAGATTTTGAAATGAGAAAAGTATATGTAATAAGTGCAAAAAGAACACCTGTGGGAACCTTTTTAGGTGGATTAAGCAGCGTCTCTCCAGCTGAACTCGGAGGGGCAGTAATCAGAAATATTGTTGAAGAAACTGGTATTGACCCTAAAAACCTTGACGAAGTTGTAATTGGAAATGTCCTGCCTGCAGGTCATGGACAAGGGATAGGTAGACAGGCTGCAGTGGCAGGAGGAGTTCCTTATGAAGTTCCGGCTTATTCACTAAACATTATCTGTGGAAGCGGAATGAAGTCTGTAATCTCAGCTTACAGCAACATCAAATCAGGGGAAGCCAATCTTATAATTGCTGGTGGAACTGAGTCTATGTCTCAGGCAGGTTTTGTACTTCCTGCAGCAGTGAGAGGCGGTCACAAGATGGCTGATATAAAAATGATCGATCACATGATAAAAGATGCACTGACAGATTCTTTTAATGACTATCATATGGGAATAACAGCTGAAAATATTGTTGAGAAATATGGTCTTACAAGAGAGGCTCAAGATAAATTTTCAATGGAATCTCAAAAGAGAGCAATTGCAGCGGTGGATTCTGGAAGATTTAAAGACGAGATTGTTCCTGTAGAAGTTAAAAGCAGAAAGGGAAGCGTTGTTGTAGATCAAGATGAACATCCAAATAGAAAAACCACTCCTGAAATTTTGGCAAAATTAAGACCAGCCTTTAAAAAAGACGGTAGTGTAACAGCAGGAAATGCATCAGGCCTAAATGATGGAGCAAGTATGCTACTTCTTGCCTCTGAAGAAGCGGTAGAAAAATACAATCTTAAACCCATAGCTGAGATAATATCTACAGGTCAAGGAGGAGTGGATCCTTCTATAATGGGAATGGGACCTGTTCCTGCAATAAACAATGCACTTGGTAAATTAGAAATGAAGCTTGAAGATATAGAGCTTTTGGAACTAAATGAAGCCTTTGCGGCTCAGTCTTTAGGAGTAATGACTGAACTATCAAAGCAACATAATGTAGATCTTAGTTGGTTCTCAGAAAGGACAAATGTCAATGGAGGAGCCATAGCAATAGGACATCCTGTAGGAGCTTCTGGGAATAGGATAATAACAACACTCATTCATGAGATGATAAAAAGAGACGTAAAAACAGGACTGGCCTCTCTTTGTATTGGTGGAGGAATGGGAACTGCGGTGATACTCAATAAAATTTAATTGATGGGGGAAAATACCCCCATCAATTAAAAAACTTTATGTGAAAAAAATATGTATCTTGAAAAAAGTCTATTTGAGATTGATGTGTTGAATTATCAAAATATACCATCCATAAAAAAGAGGTGAACTTTTGAAGTATAAAAATTTAATTATAGAAATTAATAAGAATATTTGTATAATCAAAATTAACAGGCCACAGGCATTGAATGCTTTAAATATAGAAACAATAACTGAAATCCACAATTGCTTTAAAGAACTTGAGAAAAATGACAACGTTGATATTATAATTATTATGGGTGAAGGAAAGGCCTTTGTTGCAGGGGCGGATATCTCATATATGAAAAACTTAAACGCAGTTGAAGCTAAGGAGTTCGGGTTATCTGGTATAAATGCATTTAATGCCATTGAAAATAGTAAAAAAATTGTAATAGCTGCATTGAATGGTTTTACATTGGGTGGAGGATGTGAGTTAGCTATGGCATGTGACATAAGAATAGCTTCGACTAAAGTTAAAATTGGTCAACCAGAGGTCAGTTTAGGAATTACTCCTGGATTTGGTGGAACTCAAAGACTTCCAAGACTTGTAGGTGTAGCTAAAGCCAAAGAGTTAATATATACAGGGAATATAATTGACGCACAAGAAGCGGAGAGTATAGGATTAGTAAATAAGGTAGTAGAGCCTGAGTTTCTCATGGAAGAAGTTCTTGGAATGGCAAATAAAATATTAGAAAATGCAAAATTTGCCGTAAGATATTCAAAAGAGGCAATAGATAAAGGGTTACAGGTAGATAAAACTACAGGTATGTTTATTGAAAGTAGTTTATTCGGGTTGTGTTTTTCTACAGATGATCAGCAAGAGGGGATGTTATCTTTTCTTGAAAAAAGAAAGGCAGTCTTTAAAGATAAGTAAAGCTTTAAAAATAATATGAAATTTTTAAACTAATTAATAAAGAGTGCAGTGTAAAAGGAGATCAACTATGAAATATTCAGAATTAAAGCTTGGAATGAAAAGCAGCATAACTAAAACTATAACTGAGACAGATGTAATACTCTATTCAGGAGTGAGCTTAGATACAAATCCTGCACATCTAAATGAGGAATACGCTAAGACAACAATGTTTAAAAAAAGAATTGCACATGGAATGCTAACTGCCGGTCTCATATCAGCAGTGCTTGGGACAAGACTTCCTGGAGAAGGAAGTATTTACATGGGACAGGAATTAAAGTTTAAGGCACCGGTATATATGGGAGATACAATTACTGCTGAAGTTGAAATTATAGAGCTTATCGATGAAAAAAATCAAATAATACTAAAAACTGTATGTACTAATCAAGATGGAAAAGTAGTAATAGACGGAACAGCCAGAATAATGAAAAAATAATATATTTCAATTAAAAAACAACTTGATTATGAGGAGTGAAAAATATGAATTTCGAGTTACCTAAGACGCATGTGCTTTTTAGACAAATGATCAGAGAATTTGTTGAAAACGAAGTAAAGCCAATAGCTGCTGAGATAGATGAAGAAGAGAGATTTCCAATTGAAACTGTAAAAAAAATGAATGAGATAGGACTTATGGGAATACCTGTACCAAAAGAATATGGAGGTGCCGGTGGAGATAACCTTATGTATGCAATGGCAGTAGAGGAACTTTCAAAAGCTTGTGCAACTACTGGAGTAATAGTGTCGGCTCATACTTCCCTTGGTATGGCTCCAATTTTAGAGTTTGGAACAGATGCTCAAAAGAAAAAATATTTACCTAAGATGACAACAGGAGAATGGTTAGGAGCCTTTGGTCTTACTGAACCAAATGCAGGAACTGATGCAGCAGGTCAACAGACAACAGCTCATTTTGATGAAAAAACCAATGAGTGGGTATTAAATGGTTCTAAAATATTTATAACAAATGCAGGATATGCCCATGTATATATAATATTTGCCATGACAGATAAATCAAAAGGTTTAAAAGGAATAACAGCATTTATTTTAGAGGCAGATACCCCAGGATTTAGCGTAGGTAAAAAAGAGAAAAAACTGGGAATAAAAGGTTCTGCAACTTGTGAATTAATTATGGAAGATTGCAGAATTCCAAAGGAAAACTTATTGGGAGCTATAGGAAAAGGATTTAAAATAGCGATGATGACCCTTGATGGTGGAAGAATCGGTATTGCATCTCAGGCGCTTGGAATTTCCCAGGGAGCTCTAGATGAAAGTATCAATTACGTAAAAGAAAGAAAACAATTTGGAAGAAGTATAGCAGCATTCCAAAATACACAATTTCAACTTGCAGATATGCATACAAAAACTGAAGCAGCAAGAATGCTAGTGTATAGTGCAGCATGTAAAAAATCAAGCAAAAAGCCATATTCACAAGATGCAGCTATGGCCAAGTTGTTGGCTGCAGAAACAGCTATGGAAGTGACAACTAAAGCTGTACAACTCCACGGAGGATATGGATATACCAGAGAATATCCTGTAGAAAGAATGATGAGAGATGCAAAAATCACTGAAATATACGAGGGAACATCTGAAGTACAAAAGATGGTAATTTCAGCCGGACTTCTTAAATAAAATAAATAACAAAATTTTTGAATTATGTTAAAAAAAGGAGATAATGATGAAAATAGTAGTTTGTGTAAAACAGGTGCCTGATACTACAGAGATCAGATTAGACCCTGTAACTGGAACACTAATAAGAGATGGAGTACCTAGTATTATTAATCCTGATGATAAAGCCGGACTAGAAGAGGCTTTAAAACTTAAAGATAAATTTGGAGCTCATGTTACTGCAATTACAATGGGACCACCTCAAGCGCAAGAAGCCTTGAGAGAAACTCTGGCAATGGGTGCAGACAGAGCAATCTTACTTACAGATAGAAAATTTGCAGGAGCAGATACTTTAGCTACTTCTAATGCCCTTGCCGCTGCAATAAAAGAACTTGACTATGATATGATCATAGCCGGAAGACAGGCTATAGACGGAGATACTGCTCAGGTTGGTCCACAAATTGCAGAACATCTTGGAATGCCACAGGTATCCTATGTAAAAGATATAGAGTGTGATGAAGACAAGACCTTAACAATAAAAAGGGCTGTAGAAGATGGATATTATCTTCTTCAAGTTAAAATGCCTTGCCTTGTTACAGTATTGACTGAGGCAAATAAGCCTAGATATATGTCTGTAAAAGGTATCGTTGAAGCCTATGACACAGATGTAGAGGTGTGGGATACTACGAATATCACTGTAGACCTTGAAAAACTTGGACTAAAAGGTTCTCCTACAAAGGTAAGAAAGTCATTTACAAAAGGAGCCAAACAAGCTGGGAAGGTTTATGAATTAGAATCTAAAGAGGCAGCAAAGTTGATCGTAGAAAAACTTAAAGAGAGCTTTGTTATCTAAATTAAATAAAAATTAAAAAAGGAGAAAAATAAGATGAATTTAGATGATTATAGAGGAATCTTAGTATTTGCAGAGCAAAGAGAAGGCGAGATTCAGAATGTAGGACTCGAACTTCTAGGAAAAGCAAAAGAGCTTGCTTCTGAAATAAACGAAGAAGTTACGGCGATTCTGCTTGGATATCAAGTGGAACATTTATCTAAAGAGTTGATTTCATATGGAGCTGACAAAGTTGTCGTAGTAGACAAGGAAGAGCTTAAGTTTTATGATACAGAAGCTTACGCGCAGGCTTTTTCATCAGTTATAAAAGATAAAAAATCTGAAATAGTATTAGTAGGAGCTACAACTATAGGAAGGGACCTTGGTCCTAGAGTCTCTGCAAGAGTTGTTACTGGACTTACTGCTGACTGTACTAAACTTGAGATTTCAGAAGAGAGAGAACTTCTCATGACAAGACCTGCTTTTGGCGGAAATTTAATGGCTACAATAATCTGCCCTGATCATAGACCACAGATGTCAACAGTAAGACCTGGAGTAATGCAAAAATTCTCAAAAGATGAGGCTAGAACAGGTGAAGTTGAAAAATTTGATGTGGAATTTGATAAATCGAAAATGAAGGTAAAAATAATTGAAATAATAAAAGAAGAAAAAGAGAAAATAGATATTACAGAAGCCAATGTTCTAATTTCTGGAGGAAGAGGAGTCGGAAGTGCCGATAACTTCAAAAAACTAGAGGGACTTGCAGAAGAGATAGGTGGAACTGTCTCTGCATCGAGAGCAATTATAGATTCAGGTTGGATAGATCACGACAGACAGGTTGGACAAACAGGTAAAACAGTAAGACCTGATATTTATTTTGCATTAGGAATTTCAGGAGCAATACAACACGTGGCTGGAATGGAAGAATCAGAGTATATAATAGCTATAAATAAGGATAAGGGAGCTCCTATATTTAATATTTCAGATTTAGGAATTGTAGGAGATGTGTCAAAAATAGTTCCTATGATCACGGAAGAAATAAAGCTGTTGAAAAGTCAAAAGTCATAAAAATTAATATAATCTCTCGAATCACTAGAATACAAAACTATTGATTTGAGAGATTTTTTATTGGAAAAGTTACTATTAATCTGATTTTTATCAAAACTTTAGCTATAAACCTAAGACTGGTATAAGAATAAGAACTACCGTTTAAAGTGGTAGTTCTTATTTTGTATAGTTCTCAATAAAAGAGAAGAGCTATTAAAAACATCACCATGGGGTTTTTAAGGTGTACAGATAGACTGGACTATGTATCCTTATTATCCATTATTTTTCTTATACTTCTGCTTACCTGAGCTGCAGAAACCGGTTTTATAAGATAATCATCTAGCGTTTTATCTTTCATATATTCTTCTAATGGTTCGTCAGAGTATGCTGTTATTAAAATTGTTTTTACACTTGACTGATTTCTTTTTATTTTTTTTGCAATCTGTATACCTGATATTTCGGGCATTGTAAGGTCAGTGACAATAATATCAAAATGATCTTTTATATAGTTGAATTTCCTTAAAATCTCATCACATTCAACTATAGAGCTAACACTGTATCCTAATTCGTTCAGACCCCTTTTCAACATCTCAGCAATATTCTTGTCATCGTCTATTATTAAGACTCTTTCTTTTCCTTTTATATCGGAAGATTGAGGTTCTATACTGTCGAGAGTTTCATTTTTTTTTGCCTTTGGAATGTATACTTCAAATCGACTTCCAATATTTTTTTTACTAGATAACTTTATCATACCGCCATGTTTTGTAACTATTCCCTGAACAATGGAAAGACCCAAGCCACTGCTTTTATCAGATAATTTTTTTGTGAAAAAGGGGTCGAATATCTTGTCGACGATATCCTCCTCTATACCACATCCATTATCTTCAAAGGATATTTTGACATACTCCCTTCCAGAGTGAATGTTTTCGTCTTGTCCTTCCTTCTCCAGGTATTTAGAAATATTTAGACTTATTTTTAATATCCCCTGCTGTTTATTTTTCATTGCATTACAAGCATTTGTGCATAGATTTAATATAACTTGGTGTATCTGCGTTTCATTGGCATAGATATTACCGCAATTTTCTTTTATCTCTTTTATAATTGTCATATTAGAGGGTAATACAAATTCAGAGAATTTTAATGCATCTTCTAATACTTTATTTACCGAAATTATGTCATACTTTATTTTTATGTTCTTGTCTCCACTGAACATCCTGATTTGGTCTATTATTTCCTGAGCCCTTTTAGAAGAATTATATATAGCTTCGGCGTCTTCGTAGTTATCTAGGTCGGGGTCTAAGTTTCTGAGAAGCATCTCAGAATGCCCCATTATAGGTGTCAGGACATTGTTAAATTCGTGAGCGATTCCCCCGGTCAGAGTTCCTATTGTTTCAAGTTTTCTCCTGTGGTGGAGTTCAGCATCCTTTTTTCTGAGTTCTTCTGAGGATTTGTTGATCTCTCTAAGATAATTTGTTTCCATCTCATAGGCTTCTTTGTTTTTTATCATTCTTACAATCCAAAATACGATACAGGAAGATATTACGATTATAATTATAGATATGAAAATACTGCCATAAAGATAGTCTTTTATAGGTTCGGTAATTTCGTCATAGGAGGAAACCACTGAAACTATCCAGAAATCACTTGAAAAATCAATTCTGGAAAAAACATTTATTTTTTTTGTAAGTACCAGAGTATCTTGAGGCCACCAATAGGAGTGATAGATATGAAAACCATCGTTTTGACTCAATTGCTTTTTAAACAAACTAGCAATTCCGCTATAATCTAGATTGGGATATTTTTTCTTTCTTGATGTTATAACAAAATCTCCAACCTGACCTTTTGAAGGATGCATCAGGATTTTTCCGGTGCTGTCCTTTACCACAGCATAACCGAATTCCCCTATTTTTACAGGTTTTAATAAAAGTTCATTCATATTTTCAAGTTTTATTTTACCAAATATTATTCCCACAAGTTTACTTTTAATTATAACGGGCTCTACAATATTTATGGAAAGAGTGTCGTACCTGTCATGATAAGGAAAACCGATATAGGAATCTTTTCTTGCTTTGACATAAGATATTTCGTCATAAAAATCGTCACCTGTAACTATAAAATCTCCCTTGGGGTAGCTTAAGAAAAATCTATTTTTAGTTTCCATATAATTTAGATTTGCCATTTCTTCGTCTTGATTTAAATAAAATGTTTCCATGGCTTTTAATATATAATCCCGATGATTTTCCTCTGGAGAAGACTCCATGTGATGAGCTAAATCGTCGGATAAAATTTTGAGTGCTTTTTCTTTTTCTCCGATATATAAGTTTAGACTTCTTCCTATTGACTTTGATATGGTCATAAGGTGTTTTATTTGTTGAGTCATTACTATGTCTTGATATTTTATATAACTTCTGTAGCTAATTCTACTTACAATTAAAGCTATGAAAATAATTGCTATTATCGACAGAAATTTTAATTTGTTTTTTTTCAAAAGCTTCTCCTTTTAATTAAAGTGGATATGTAATATAATAT
This window encodes:
- a CDS encoding electron transfer flavoprotein subunit beta/FixA family protein; translated protein: MKIVVCVKQVPDTTEIRLDPVTGTLIRDGVPSIINPDDKAGLEEALKLKDKFGAHVTAITMGPPQAQEALRETLAMGADRAILLTDRKFAGADTLATSNALAAAIKELDYDMIIAGRQAIDGDTAQVGPQIAEHLGMPQVSYVKDIECDEDKTLTIKRAVEDGYYLLQVKMPCLVTVLTEANKPRYMSVKGIVEAYDTDVEVWDTTNITVDLEKLGLKGSPTKVRKSFTKGAKQAGKVYELESKEAAKLIVEKLKESFVI
- a CDS encoding acetyl-CoA C-acetyltransferase, with the translated sequence MRKVYVISAKRTPVGTFLGGLSSVSPAELGGAVIRNIVEETGIDPKNLDEVVIGNVLPAGHGQGIGRQAAVAGGVPYEVPAYSLNIICGSGMKSVISAYSNIKSGEANLIIAGGTESMSQAGFVLPAAVRGGHKMADIKMIDHMIKDALTDSFNDYHMGITAENIVEKYGLTREAQDKFSMESQKRAIAAVDSGRFKDEIVPVEVKSRKGSVVVDQDEHPNRKTTPEILAKLRPAFKKDGSVTAGNASGLNDGASMLLLASEEAVEKYNLKPIAEIISTGQGGVDPSIMGMGPVPAINNALGKLEMKLEDIELLELNEAFAAQSLGVMTELSKQHNVDLSWFSERTNVNGGAIAIGHPVGASGNRIITTLIHEMIKRDVKTGLASLCIGGGMGTAVILNKI
- a CDS encoding acyl-CoA dehydrogenase; this translates as MNFELPKTHVLFRQMIREFVENEVKPIAAEIDEEERFPIETVKKMNEIGLMGIPVPKEYGGAGGDNLMYAMAVEELSKACATTGVIVSAHTSLGMAPILEFGTDAQKKKYLPKMTTGEWLGAFGLTEPNAGTDAAGQQTTAHFDEKTNEWVLNGSKIFITNAGYAHVYIIFAMTDKSKGLKGITAFILEADTPGFSVGKKEKKLGIKGSATCELIMEDCRIPKENLLGAIGKGFKIAMMTLDGGRIGIASQALGISQGALDESINYVKERKQFGRSIAAFQNTQFQLADMHTKTEAARMLVYSAACKKSSKKPYSQDAAMAKLLAAETAMEVTTKAVQLHGGYGYTREYPVERMMRDAKITEIYEGTSEVQKMVISAGLLK
- a CDS encoding electron transfer flavoprotein subunit alpha/FixB family protein, with translation MNLDDYRGILVFAEQREGEIQNVGLELLGKAKELASEINEEVTAILLGYQVEHLSKELISYGADKVVVVDKEELKFYDTEAYAQAFSSVIKDKKSEIVLVGATTIGRDLGPRVSARVVTGLTADCTKLEISEERELLMTRPAFGGNLMATIICPDHRPQMSTVRPGVMQKFSKDEARTGEVEKFDVEFDKSKMKVKIIEIIKEEKEKIDITEANVLISGGRGVGSADNFKKLEGLAEEIGGTVSASRAIIDSGWIDHDRQVGQTGKTVRPDIYFALGISGAIQHVAGMEESEYIIAINKDKGAPIFNISDLGIVGDVSKIVPMITEEIKLLKSQKS
- a CDS encoding GntP family permease gives rise to the protein MGIGILGIVLSLILLMFFAYRGVSVIILAPLLACLAAVLSGDFPAIVAYTEVFMKGVGGFVIKYFPIFLTGAIFGKLMGVSGASKTISHFFVDKLGKERAILAVVMATALLVYGGVSLFVVVFAIYPIGASLYREAGIPKRLLPATIAFGAFTFAMTALPGTPQYINTMPIQYFNTNIYAAPVLGIVGSLVMGTLGIAWLNGRAKKLMASGEGYGDHVENFVSDDDNLPGFGLSIMPIFTIFALNYYFTNFYFKSYGERYSGAMEKLGSSGINGIWPVIISLGAAIIVCMILFRPYIKDMKKEMADGALGSLLPIMNTGSEVGYGAVIKSLAAFLIIKDGILSIPGTPLIKVAASTTALAGMVGSSSGGTAIALGALGDTFMKLAAATGVNPEAMHRIAIMAAGGLDTFPHCGAVITLLAVCGLTHKESYKDIAVCTMVIPLIATTVCIVLAAMGMN
- a CDS encoding beta-ketoacyl-ACP reductase, translated to MRLEEKVCIVTGGAKGIGAEMAQLFAKEGAKVIAADMSDLDYSVENIEGYKLNVADTNQCEELFKYASEKYGRIDVLVNNAGITRDGLTHKITDDMWNMVIDVNLKGVFNLTKHVGPYMMKQGNGSIINISSVVGEYGNIGQANYAATKAGVIGLAKTWAKEFARKGAAVRANAIAPGYIMTDILKTVPQPLLDDFAKLTMLGRLGQPEEIAKAALFLASDDSSYVTGHVLSVNGGMRL
- a CDS encoding enoyl-CoA hydratase-related protein; the encoded protein is MKYKNLIIEINKNICIIKINRPQALNALNIETITEIHNCFKELEKNDNVDIIIIMGEGKAFVAGADISYMKNLNAVEAKEFGLSGINAFNAIENSKKIVIAALNGFTLGGGCELAMACDIRIASTKVKIGQPEVSLGITPGFGGTQRLPRLVGVAKAKELIYTGNIIDAQEAESIGLVNKVVEPEFLMEEVLGMANKILENAKFAVRYSKEAIDKGLQVDKTTGMFIESSLFGLCFSTDDQQEGMLSFLEKRKAVFKDK
- a CDS encoding MaoC family dehydratase, whose translation is MKYSELKLGMKSSITKTITETDVILYSGVSLDTNPAHLNEEYAKTTMFKKRIAHGMLTAGLISAVLGTRLPGEGSIYMGQELKFKAPVYMGDTITAEVEIIELIDEKNQIILKTVCTNQDGKVVIDGTARIMKK
- a CDS encoding ATP-binding protein; protein product: MKKNKLKFLSIIAIIFIALIVSRISYRSYIKYQDIVMTQQIKHLMTISKSIGRSLNLYIGEKEKALKILSDDLAHHMESSPEENHRDYILKAMETFYLNQDEEMANLNYMETKNRFFLSYPKGDFIVTGDDFYDEISYVKARKDSYIGFPYHDRYDTLSINIVEPVIIKSKLVGIIFGKIKLENMNELLLKPVKIGEFGYAVVKDSTGKILMHPSKGQVGDFVITSRKKKYPNLDYSGIASLFKKQLSQNDGFHIYHSYWWPQDTLVLTKKINVFSRIDFSSDFWIVSVVSSYDEITEPIKDYLYGSIFISIIIIVISSCIVFWIVRMIKNKEAYEMETNYLREINKSSEELRKKDAELHHRRKLETIGTLTGGIAHEFNNVLTPIMGHSEMLLRNLDPDLDNYEDAEAIYNSSKRAQEIIDQIRMFSGDKNIKIKYDIISVNKVLEDALKFSEFVLPSNMTIIKEIKENCGNIYANETQIHQVILNLCTNACNAMKNKQQGILKISLNISKYLEKEGQDENIHSGREYVKISFEDNGCGIEEDIVDKIFDPFFTKKLSDKSSGLGLSIVQGIVTKHGGMIKLSSKKNIGSRFEVYIPKAKKNETLDSIEPQSSDIKGKERVLIIDDDKNIAEMLKRGLNELGYSVSSIVECDEILRKFNYIKDHFDIIVTDLTMPEISGIQIAKKIKRNQSSVKTILITAYSDEPLEEYMKDKTLDDYLIKPVSAAQVSRSIRKIMDNKDT